In Nitrosophilus labii, the following proteins share a genomic window:
- a CDS encoding thiamine pyrophosphate-dependent enzyme → MTKKIKNLKEFSLSNDRYEGANLMCPGCSHNIIVREVLNATNDPVIVATATGCLEVCTAVYPKTSWDVSWIHIGFENAAVAIATAQAAYEVLKRKGRLPEATKKMLEEGREPKFVAFAGDGGTYDIGFQSLSGAFERGHNFMYVCLDNEVYANTGGQRSSSTPIGASTTTSPAGTVSYGEKMMKKSMVEIMSDHGAPYVAQVSPSKWKDLVKKVQKGFEVNGPVYINAQSACTTEWKHAPEDTIEVSDLGVESCVWPLYEIINERDEHGIIYNTKLNITYRPKNKIPVEEYLAAQPRFKHLFKPENRHIIDLWQKAVDTKWEHLQRREEAGV, encoded by the coding sequence ATGACTAAAAAAATAAAAAACTTAAAAGAGTTTTCTCTATCGAACGATAGATATGAGGGCGCAAACTTAATGTGTCCCGGATGTTCTCATAATATCATAGTTAGAGAAGTATTAAATGCTACAAACGATCCTGTTATAGTAGCAACGGCTACTGGATGTTTGGAGGTTTGTACAGCAGTGTATCCAAAAACTTCTTGGGATGTTAGCTGGATACATATTGGGTTTGAGAATGCTGCCGTTGCCATAGCTACGGCTCAGGCTGCTTATGAAGTATTAAAAAGAAAAGGAAGACTTCCAGAAGCAACTAAAAAAATGTTAGAAGAGGGACGTGAACCGAAATTTGTCGCTTTTGCAGGGGATGGTGGTACTTATGATATTGGTTTTCAGTCTTTAAGCGGTGCTTTTGAGAGAGGTCACAACTTTATGTATGTATGTCTTGATAACGAGGTTTATGCAAATACAGGAGGACAAAGAAGCTCTTCAACTCCTATAGGAGCAAGTACTACTACTAGTCCTGCAGGAACGGTAAGTTACGGCGAAAAAATGATGAAAAAGTCTATGGTAGAGATTATGTCTGATCATGGAGCCCCTTATGTAGCTCAAGTGAGTCCTTCTAAATGGAAAGATTTGGTTAAAAAAGTTCAAAAAGGTTTTGAAGTTAACGGGCCTGTTTATATCAACGCTCAAAGTGCATGTACAACAGAGTGGAAGCATGCTCCTGAAGATACCATAGAGGTAAGTGATCTTGGAGTGGAAAGTTGTGTATGGCCGCTATATGAGATCATTAACGAAAGAGATGAGCATGGCATAATTTACAATACAAAACTAAATATCACATATAGACCTAAAAACAAAATTCCTGTAGAAGAGTATCTTGCTGCTCAGCCTAGATTTAAACATCTTTTTAAACCTGAAAACAGACATATTATAGATTTATGGCAAAAAGCTGTTGACACTAAGTGGGAACATCTTCAAAGAAGAGAAGAGGCTGGAGTATAA